Part of the Dehalococcoidia bacterium genome, GGAAGACTTGCCTGTCGAAGACGGCTCCGTTGATGTCGTGATCAGCAACGGCGTGATCAACCTCTGCCCCGACAAGGCCCAGGTCATGCGCGAGGTCTGGCGCGTGCTCAGGCCCGGGGGCCGCTTCCAGATCGGTGACATCATCGTCCACAAGGAGGTGCCCCAGGACGCCAAAGACGACATCGACCTCTGGTCCGGCTGAATTGCCGGAGCTCTGCTGTACGCAGAGTGGGAGTGGGTGCTGAGCACCGTGGGCTTCACGGACGTCCGCTGGGGCCGCGAAGTCGACGTCTTCTCCGGCTCCAAGCACGAGTCCGACGCGAAGGACTTCGACACCCGGGGCGTCACGTTCACAGCCCGAAAGCCGGAATAGCGAGGGCGACGCAGTAGTGAGGCCACCCGTCCGGGTGGCCTCACTGTTTTCATACCGGCCGGACCGCTCGCCGCAGTCCGGCAAGGGGGTCAGTAGATCGGGCAGCCGCCCCGCGGCACTTCCACCTTGTCGCCGCGCACTATCACCGGCACCGAAATCGAGTACTTCAGCACCTCGTCGAACCACTCCTGCTTCGCCATGACGCTGCGTTCCTCGAACTCCTCCCCGGCGGCGATGAGGCGCTCACGCGCCCGGTCGCAGCCGCTGCAGTTCGGCGTCGTGTAGAGGATAGTCCTGGGCCCTTCCGTCACTTTTGCTACCTCTCCTTGAGCTGCGTCTTCTTGAAAGCGGCGTCGACGCCCGGCAGGCGCCGCCGGCCCTCCGGCGTCCGCCGGGCTCCCTCACCCTCCGCGGCGAAGCCCGTAGCGCTCGTAACGTAGGTGTGGTAAGCGCCGGTGACGGCGGCCTGGTAGCCCTGGATGTCCCAGGCCTGGTTTATCGAGAACTTCAGCAGGCG contains:
- a CDS encoding glutaredoxin family protein; translation: MTEGPRTILYTTPNCSGCDRARERLIAAGEEFEERSVMAKQEWFDEVLKYSISVPVIVRGDKVEVPRGGCPIY